CGACCGCGAGCACGTACCGCCCCGGCCGCGACAGGGCGCTGAAGTCGGCCTGGCGCACGACCTCGTCCGACGGGCCCCACCGGCGTGCGGCTGAGAGGGTTCCCGTGAACACCGTATCGCCGCGATCGGCGGTGAGCACGGCGAACGTCGCCGGCGCGGAGTCCGCGGCGACGACGGCCACCTTCGGGCCGTTCGGGTAGTAGCCGATCTGGTTGACGCGGACGCGCGGCGCGGGTGCTGGCGCGTCCTGCGCGCGCGCCGGCGTGTCGCGGCCCAAGAGGAGCGCGGCGACGCCCGCGAGCGCCCGCCGCAACCGCGCGCGCGGTGTCACGCGGTTGAACTGCTTGATGTGCAGCAGGTTCGACCCGGTCAGCATGGGCGCGGCGCGGACGGCCAGGGACGGCGGACGGTCGGCGAGGCCGCCCGCAGGCGGCGACGAACGTTAACGCGCGCGGGCTTCTGCGATCGGCTTGAAGAACGAATGCACGCACACCAGCATTGTCGTCCCACCACGCGCCGTCCGCCTACTCCTCCGGCGTCTTCGCGTCGGGGGCCGACGACCTCGTGCGCGACCCCGGCCTGTCCCCTCCCGCCCCCGCGATGATCGACCGCCGTGCATTCCTGGGCCGTGCCGCGTCCGCGGCCGGGCTCGTCCTGCTCCCCGGCGCCCGGGCGATCGGCGGCGCCCCGGCCGCGCAGCCGCGCACGTTCGACGCGCTCCGCTACGGCGCCAAGGGCGACGGGATCACCGACGACGCGGCGGCGATCCAGCGCGCCGTCGACGCGTGCGCTGCCGCGGGTGGCGGCGAAGTCACGCTCCCGCCGGGTCGCGTGTACCTGAGCGGCACCGTCAGCCTCAAGTCGCACGTCACGCTCCGCGTCGAACCCGGCGCCACCCTCCGCGCGACCGGCAGCCGGGAAGGGTTCCGCGCGTTAGGCGCGCTGATCTTCGCGAAGGACGCGGTCAACGTCGGCGTGACCGGCGGCGGGCTGATCGACGGCAACTTCCACGCGTACCTCACGACGCGCGGGGAGGGGGGCTACAACGTCACACACCCCTTCCTCGGACCGTACGACCCGCTCTACCCGCTGCCGGCGACGTTCCACCCGGACGGCCGGCCCCGCATCATCCTCATGGTCGGGTGCCGCGACGTGCGGCTGCACGCCTTCACGATCCGCGACGCGCCGACGTGGACCGTGCACCCGATCGGCTGCGAGGACCTGTGGATCGAGGGGATCACGATCGACAACAGCCTCCTCGTCCCCAACTGCGACGGGATCGACGTCGACCACTGCCGCAACGTCCGCATCGCCAACTGCCGCATTTCGGCCGGCGACGACTGCATCATCCTCAAGGCGTCGCGGAATTTTCCACAGTACGGCCCGTGCGAGAACGTCACCGTGACCGGCTGCACGCTCGTCTCCAGTTCGGCGGCGATCAAGGTCGAGCCCGAGGGGCCGGACGCGGTGCGCAACGCGGTCGTCGCCGACTGCACGATCACGAACAGCAACCGCGGCATCGCGGTCCTCAACCGCGACGGCGCGACGGTCGAGAACATCGTCTGTTCCAACCTCGTCATCGACACCGCCCTGCGGCACGCGATGTGGTGGGGCGTGGGCGAGCCGGTGCACGTCTCCAACCTGCCGCGCGACAAGGCGACGAAGCCCGGCGTCGTGCGCGGGCTGCAGTTCAACAATATCGTCGCGCACGGCGAGAGCGGGCTCTTCGTACACGGGTGGTCCGACAGCCCCGTCGCCGACGTGGTGTTCGACAACGTGCAGCTGACCGTGCGGCGCGTGTCGCAGTACGCGTGCGGGCAGTACGACCTGCGCCCGAACGACGACTACCAGGGGTTGTACCGGCACCGCATCGCCGGCGTGTACGCGAAGTGGGCGTCCGACCTCACGCTGCGCGACGTGCGCGTGCGCTGGGCCGACGGCCTGCCCGATTGCTACGGCCCGGCGCTGGAAGCCGAGGGCGTGCGCGGACTCGCGCTCGAGAACTTCGCCGGGCGCGGGGCGCACGCGACCGACCCGGCGCAGCTGATCGACGGCGTCGGCCGGTGAGCCGGGCCGCGCGGGAGCAAACGTTCGACGGCCCCGCGACGGTCGTCCCGTCGCACGGCGTGCTCGTGGTACGACTCCGGCGGATGGACGGCGCATGACCGTCACCGACCGCTACACCCAGATCCCGTACCGGCGCTGCGGCCGGAGCGGACTCCACCTGCCGGCCATCTCGCTCGGCCTCTGGCACAACTTCGGGAGCGTCGACCCGTATGAGACGTCGCGGGCGATGCTCGTGCACGCCTTCGACCGGGGCGTGACGCACTTCGACCTCGCCAACAACTACGGCCCCGAGCCGGGATCCGCGGAGGAGACCTTCGGCCGCGTCCTCGCGACCGACCTCGCCGGGCACCGCGACGAGCTGATCATCTCGACCAAGGCGGGCTACCGCATGTGGCCCGGCCCGTACGGCGAGTGGGGGTCGCGCAAGTACCTGCTCGCGAGCCTCGACCAGAGCCTCGACCGCATGGGGCTCGACTACGTCGACATCTTCTACTCGCACCGCCCCGACCCCGACACGCCGCTCGAGGAGACGATGGGCGCGCTCGACCACGCGGTGCGGAGCGGGCGCGCGCTCTACGTCGGGCTCTCCAACTACTCGGCGGAGCAGACGCGCGCCGCCGCGGCGATCCTCCGCGCGCTCGGCACGCCGTGCCTGATCCACCAGCCCAAGTACAGCATGTTCGTGCGCGACCCGGAGGACGGGTTGTTCGACGTGCTCCGCGACGAGGGGATCGGGTGCATCGCGTTCTCGCCGCTCGCGCAGGGGCTGCTCACCGACCGTTACCTGCGCGACATCCCGGCCGACTCGCGCGCGGCCAAGCCGCACGGCTTCCTCCAGCGCGACGCGGTGACCGACGAGCGGCGCGCGCAGATCGCGCGGCTCAACGAGATCGCGCGCGCGCGCGGACAGTCGCTCGCGCAGCTCGCGCTCGTCTGGGTGCTGCGCGATCCGGTCGTCACCTCCGCGCTCATCGGCGCAAGCCGCGTCGCGCAGCTCGCCGACAACCTCGCCGCGCTCGAGAAGCTCTCGCTCGCCGCCGACGAGGTCGCGGCGATCGAGGGCGTGCTCGCCGACGAGCGCGTCGCGGCCGAGGGGGCGCGGGCGTGAGCGGCGCCAATCCGCGCGGCCGGCGCGCCGGCGCCGGCCGGCCGGTCCCGCGACGCCAGTTCCTCGCGACCGGGCTAGCGGGGGCGGCCCTCGGCGCCGCCGGCGTCGCGGCGCCCGCGACCGCGGCACGCGCCGACGTCGCCGGGGCGCCGAACGAGCGGATGGTCTACGAACTCCGCACCTACGAGCTGCGCAACGACCTCGACGTCGCCCGCGCGCACGAGTTCTTCGCGCAGCACCTCGTCCCCGCGCTCCGCCGTGCGGGCGCCGGACCGGTCGGCGCGTTCGCGCCCGACTCGGGGCTACCGCTCCCCTCGGTCGTCCTGCTCGTGCCGTACCCCTCGCTTACCGCGCTCGGCGCCGCGGGCGAGCGCCTCGCCGCCGACCCGGCGCTCCGCGCGGCGTCCGACGCGTGGGAGGGCAGGGGGGAGGGTAGGGGAACTCCGGGGCCCGCGCACGGCCTGCCGTACGTCCGCTACGACGTCGCGGTCTACCGCGCGTTCCCCGGGCAGCCCGCGCTCGAGGTCCCGCCCGCGGCGGCGGGGCGCGCGCCGCGGCTGTTCGAGTTGCGCACGTACGAGGCGCCGTCCGATGCGGGGCTGCGCGCGAAGGTGGCGATGTTCGACGAGGCGGAGGTGCGCATCTTCCGCGAGAGCGGCTTCGCGCCGGTCATGTTCGGCACGGCGATCGCCGGCGCGCGGCTGCCGCACCTCACGTACCTCGTCGGCTTCGACGACATGGCGGCGCGCGGCGCGGCGTGGGCGCGCTTCGGCGCGAACCCCGACTGGCAGCGGATCCGCGTGCGCCCGGGGTGGACCGACCCCGAGACGGTGTCGGTCATCCGGTCCGCGTTCCTGCGGCCGACGGCGTACTCCGACGTCCGTTAGGCCGCCGCGGCGCCCGGCGGCGTGGCGGTGCACATCGGCACGTCCGGCTGGAGCTACGCGCACTGGACCGGCGTGCTCTACCCGGACGGGCTGCCGCCGCGGCGGCGCCTCGACTACTACCTGCCGCACTTCCGCACGGCGGAGCTCAACAGCAGCTACTACCGCTGGCCGCGCGACGCCGCGTTCGCGCGCTGGCGGCGTCGCCTCCCGCCCGGGTTCCTGCTCGGCGTGAAGGCGCCCGGGCTGCTCACCCACGTGCAGCGGCTCTACGCGCCCGAGCGCTGGCTCGCGCGCATCGGCCGCGCGCTCGGGCGGTTAGGCGACCGGCGCGGCGTGCTGCTCGTCCAGCTCTCGCCCGAGTTCCCCGTCGACGAGCCGCACCTCGCCTACTTCCTCGCGTGCGTCCCCGCGGGGCTCCGCGTCGCGGTCGAGATGCGGCACGCGAGCTGGCACCGCGAGTCCGTCTTTGCGATCCTCGAACACTACGGCGCGGCCTACGCGGTGATGAGCGGCGCCGGGCTGCCGTGCCTGCTGCGCGCGACCGCGCGCGTCGTCTACGTGCGCCTCCACGGCCCCGACCCGCACCACCTGTACGCCGGTTCGTACAGCGACGCCGACCTGCGCTGGTGGGCCGCACGCGTCCTTGAATGGGACCGGGCCGGGCACGACGTGTTCGTCTACTTCAACAACGACGGCGAGGGACACGCCGTGCGCAACGCGCTCGGGCTCCGGCGGCTCGTCGGCGCGTGAACGGGCCAGGCTCGGTCACCGACGGAGGCGCGTGCGCGGACAGCATGCGGACCGCCCCGCGCCACCAACGGTCCGACTTGACACGATCTTCGTGGCCCCGTATGCATGCCGGTCGATGTCCTCCCACGCGTTCCCCTTCGCATGCACGCCCGCGCCGCGACCGCGACCGTCGTCGATCCGCCATCGACGCCGGACGACGGTCGCGCACGCGCCCGTGCGGCGCCCGTAGCGACCGAACGCGCGAGAGCTGGCCCGCCCGGGCCGAGCCCGCCGCCCCGTCCGTGCTCACGCGCCGGACGGGGCGATTTGCGTTCCGCACCCGGTGCTCCCCACACCCTTTCGGAGAACCGGTTCATGACCCTCGCCCCAACGCCCGACGCGTTCCGCGCCGCATCGCCGGACGCGACCGCCGACGCCGACCTCACCGCGCTCGCCGGCCGACGCCTCGCGCTCATCGGCGCGGGCACGATGGGGTCGGCCATCGCGGGCGGGCTGGCCCGCGCCGGCGCGTTCCCGGACGTCGAGCTCCGCGTCGTCGACCGACACGGCGTCACGGCGCGGGCGCTGGCCGCCCGCGCGACCGGCGCGCGCGCGACCGACGTCGTGACGGCGTGCGCCGACGCGGATATCGTGCTCCTCTGCGTCAAACCGCGCGACGTCGCGGGCGTGCTGGCCGACCTCGCCGCCGCCGGCGCGCTCGCGCGGGCAGGCGCCGCCGCGCCGCTCGTGATCTCGATCGCGGCGGGGGTGTCGATCGCGGCGATCGAGGCCGCGGTCGGCGAGCACGTCCCCGTCGTCCGCGCGATGCCCAACACGGCGAGCGTGATCGGCCTCGGGTGCACGGTGCTCTCCGCGGGCGCGCGCGCCACGGCCGACCACATGGCCGCGGCAACGGCCATCTTCTCGGCCGTCGGCCGCTGCCTCGCGCTCGACGAGCGCCACCTCGACGCCGTGACCGCGGTGTCGGCGAGCGGCCCCGCGTTCATCTACGTCGTGCTCGAGGCGCTCACCGACGGCGCCGTGTCGTGCGGCCTGCCGCGCGCGGCCGCGACCGAACTGGTCGCGCGCATGACCCGCGGTGCGGCGGAGATGGTGCTCGCCACCGGGCGCCACCCCGCCGCCCTCAAGGACGACGTGACGACGCCCGGCGGCTGCACGATCGCGGGCCTCATGGTACTCGAGGACGGGCGCGCCCGCTCGGTGCTGGCGCGTACGATCGAGACGACCGCGCGCGTCGCGGCGGGGCTGAGCCGCTGACGCGCGCGGCCGCACGGCGTCGGTCGGGGAGCGTTACGGCACGCGCATCCCGCGGCCGTCGGACACGTGTTCGCAGGTCGCGCGGATCGTGTACGCGCCGCCGCTCAGCGCCTGCGTCGGCGTGAACGTGACGACGTTGGGGTTGTCCTCGACCCGCGTGAAGGGAATCGCCACCGGCCCGCTCGCGTTCGAGGCCGACCACGTGCACGCGACGCCGCGCACCGGCGTCGCGCGCGACCCGTCGTAGGGCACGGCGGTGACCCGGACCGGCACGCCGACCGGCGCGACGAACGGGTTGGCGTACGTCGGGACGCGCCCGGCGCTGTCGACCAGCAGCCCGACGCCGGTTACGGCGAACGTCGTGTCGCGGACGGGGACGAAGCCGCTCAGGAGGTTGGACTTTCCGCCCACGCCGCTGTCCCACGCGTAGAGCGACTGCGGCCCCAACGCCGCCGCGACCGCGGTGCCGAACCGCCCGAACGTGGCGAGGAGGTCGCCGCGGCGGGTGCCGAAGAGGCCGTAGCCGCCCGGCGGCGCGTCCGCCCACGGCGTGCACTTCACGAGCGCCACCGGCGCGAGCGGCAGCACGCCGCTCGGCAGCGCGACGGTGTCGCCGGGGTCGCGCACGCGAAGAATCCGCAGCGTCGCCACGCTCGGGTGCGGCACGCCGGTCTCCAGGTCGCCGGGGCAGACGACGACGCGCGCGGTCGGCGCGTTAGGCCCGAGCACCGCCAGGCCGTAGTTGGTAAGCGCCGATTCGGGCGAGACGTAGACGCGGTAGCGCGGCGGGTACTCCGGCATCGCCTGCTGGAACGGCACCGCGTCGGGCTGCCGCGCGACCACGACGAGCGCGCGCGCCTTGAAAAAGTCGCTCGGCCAGTCGGTCGCGAAGTCCTTCGAGGTCGAGATGATCGTGTCGGCCTTCCCCGGCCTCGCGACCTTCGCGCCGCCGTCCCACACCGCGCGCGCGAGGGCGTCGGACGGCAGGTTGAGCTCCGGCGTCAGCCCGACGAAGGTGAACAGGCGGTCGACGAGCGCCGTCGCGGCCGCGTTGGTGGTCGCGGGCACCGGACCGCCGACGTTCTGCGGCCGGGGGAGCAGCTGCCCCGTGACGAGCCGCGTGACCACGAGGTCGACGAGGTCGAGCATCTGCGCCCGGCCGCCCACCGAGTCGCGGCGGACGCAGTACAGGTCGTAGACGATCGTGAAGCGCTGCTGCGGGTCCGCGACGGTCGCCGCGGGAACGATCGCGCCGATCAGCCGGCGGATCGCCGTCGAATCGCGACACGCGGGACGTGTCGGCGCGGGGGTGATGTCCGCCGTCGGACCGCCGACCGTCGCGCGGGCGGGTGCGGCAGGTTCGCTGCCCGTGCACGCAGCGATGGCAAGAGGCACCGCCGCGGAAATGAACGCACGTCGAAGTCGCATCAGAGGATCTCCAAGCGCGCCGGAGCGGGGGACGCGCGCCGCCCCGGCGCGGAGCGGGGGCGCGGACTTCGCGGAATGGATACGGCTACCGGCGCGCGCCGAACGTACGCCGGGCCCGCCGTCCTGCAACGGTCGTGAGGCGACGTCAGCCGCTCACCAGCGCGTCGAACCGCGGGTCGCCCCGCAGGTCACGCCACCACCACGTGTTCAGCTTCACGAACCCCTCGCGGTGCTCGGGGTTGGCCGTGAGGTAGCGGCCGAGCAGATCGATGGCCTGCTCGCGGTCACCGATGAGGGTGCGGATGAACGCCTCGAAGCCGACCAGTTCGCCGCGCGGATCGACGTCGCGGTCGGCGCGCGCGGCGAGCAGAACGTGCCGCGCGCTGTCGGGCAGCTTGGCGCGCGCGATCGCGCCCGCGACGAGCATCCGCTGCCACCGCCCCTCGTAGGCCCATTTCTGCTTCGGCGTGCGCCGCTCGAGTTCGCCGAGCAACTGCCACGCGCGCGCCGGGTCGGGCGTCACGCCGCGCATCGTCATGAGCAGCAGCTGGCACCGCAGAAAGCGGGGGTTGTCTGGGAAGCGCCGCACGCCCTCCGCACACCAGCTCTGGGCGTCGGTCGTCTGCTCCAGGTCGTACGACGTGGCGAACAGGTGCCAGATCACGTCGGACGCCTGCGCCAGGTACGCGTCTTCCTGATAGGCGCGCTGCGCGTCGCGCTTGGCCTCGAACATGTCGAACCGCTTGCGCGCGAGCTGACCCAGCGTGACCCAGGCGCCGGCGCGGTGCGGGTCGAGCCGCACGGCCTCGCGCAGGTCGTGCTCGGCGACCTGCACGGTGTCCTTGACCGTCGCCGCGTTCGGCACCAGCCCGGCGCTGACGCGCGCGAAGCGGAGCGCGCCGCGCGCTTCGAGCGCGGCCGCGTTGTTCGCGTCGAGCGCGAGCGCACTGTCGGCCTGCGCGAGGCCGTCGGCGAGCGCCTTCGCGGCGACCGCGGGCACCCCGAGCGACATCTCGGCCCGGCGCAGCGCGACGGTCGCGCGGTCGACCGCCGGCTCCGGCCACTTCGCGTCCGCCGCGCGGGCCGCCGCGAGCAGCGAATCGGCGGTGCCGAGCGCGCCGAGCGCGTTCGCGGTGTCGCCGACCGTCCACGCGGAGTCCGCGGCGTGCTGGGCGCGCTCGGCGCGGCGCACGAGCGTCCACGCCGTGACGTTCGAGGTGCCGGCCTGCAGCTCGCGTACCTGGACCGCCTCGCCGATGCGCGCGCGCAGGAACTCGGCCACCTTACCCGCGACGGAGTCGCGCAGGGTCAGCACGCTCGCCGCCCCGGCGGTGAACGTGGCCGGTCGCCCGACCGTCTCGCCCGTCGACGCGCTCACGAGTCGCACCGCGACGCGCACGCTGTCGCCCCGCACGCCCTCCACGCTCCCCCGCACGAGCGTGCCGACGCCGAGCGCGCGCGACACGCTGTCGGCGTCGACGTCGCGCCCGCGGAACGGCTCGACGCCGTGGCGCGAGATCACGTCGAGCTGCGGCACGCGCGCGAGGGCGTCGATCACCCCCTCGGTGAGCCCGTCGGCGACCGGCGCCAGCCGGCCGCCCGGGCTGAGGTCGTCGAAGTACATCACCGCGACCTTTTTCGCCGCGACCGGCGAATCCGCTGCGAGGTGCGACGGATGCAGCCACATCCACGCGCCCGCGGCCACGAGCGGCAGGAGCACCCCGGCGGAGTAGAGCGCGCGGCGGATCCGCTGGCGGCGCCGGTCGACGTGCCCCGGACGCACGGCCTGGCGCGACCCGGTGCGCGGCCCGGGCGCACGTAGCGCCTCGGCGAACGCCATCGCCGACGCGAAGCGGTCGGCCGGGCTCTTCGCGAGCGCCTGCAGCATCGCGTCCTCCACGTGCGGCGGCACGCTCGGGCGGACGATGCGCACCGATGGCGCCTGCTCGACCGTGTGCCGCGCCATGATCGCCTGCGCCGTCGCGCCCGTGAACGGCGGCTGGCCGGCGAGCATCTCGTAGAGCACGCAGCCGAGCGCGTACACGTCCGCCCGCCCGTCGATCGACTTCTCGCCGAAGCTCTGCTCCGGGCTCATGTACGCGGGCGTGCCGATCGCGACCCCCGTCTTCGTCAGCACGGTCTGGTCGCTCGCGCTCACCGCGTGCGCGATCCCGAAGTCGGCGACGATCGCGTGGCCGTCGTCGATGAGGATGTTGCCCGGCTTGATGTCCCGGTGCACGACGCCGCGCGCGTGCGCGTAGTCGAGCGCCTCGGCGATCTCGCACGTGAGGCGGAGCGCGAGGTCGACCGGCAGCTGCGGCTCCCGGTCGAGCCGGGCGCGGAGCGACTCGCCGCTCACGTACGGCATTACGCAGTAGAGCGACCCGCCCGCCTCGCCGGCGCTCAGCACCGGCAGGATGCACGGGTGGCGTAGGGTGCTCGCGATCTCGACCTCGCGCCGGAAGCGCTCGCCGCCGACCGCGAGGGCGAGGTCGGGGTCGAGCACCTTCACTGCGACCTCGGCGCCGTCGACGAGGTCGCGCGCGAGGTAGACCGTGGCCATGCCGCCGCGGCCGAGCACGCGTTCGAGGGCGAACCGATCTTGGAGCGCGACGCCGACCCGGTCTTGCAGCTGCTCGAGCACGCGGTCCTCATCCGGAGACAACGGCGCCCGGCCCCCGCGCGCCTGCACTCGCGGGTCGGGCGACGCCAGTATCTAACGGAAAACAACACCGCGCCAGATCACGCGGCAGCGCAGGCGACCCGCGGGGCGCCCGACGCGGGCGGGAAACGACGCGCGCCGGACTCGGCGCGGGAATCTGGTGCGCTCAAATATGAACAGAACGTGTAATTGGCGCAGGTGGCGAGCGCTCGCGCCGACTCGTCAGTTTACGGGACGAAGTGAGCGTTGTGCATTCATCCCGCCCGCGCGCCCTCCGCCTTCCGCAGTTCCCGCCTACTTGTCGACCCCCGCACGTCGCCTCGGCAGCCCCGTCGTGCTCGCGACCGCGCTCTACGTGCTCGTCCACGCCGTGTGGCTCGCCACGCACTGGGGCGGCGCGGCGAACCGCGTGCTCATCGCGGACGCGTTCATCCTCCCGACGTTCTTCGTCACGGCGATCGCGGCCGGTCGGAACGCGCGCTGCCCGGCCCTCGACCCGCGCGTGCGACGGGCGTGGGCGTGGCTCACGGCGTCGTTCGTCCTGCTCTGGTTCGCCAACCTCGTGTGGACGTGGCGCGACCTCGTGCCCGACGCGCCGGCGGCGCTCAACACGTGGGGGCGGAACTTCGTCATCCTCTCATACGCGCCGCTGCTGACCGGATTGCTCGTCTTTCCGAGCGCCCCGCGCACGCGCGCCGACCGCCGCCGGTTCGCCCTCGACGTGGCGACGACCGTGCTCGGCGCCGGGCTCGTGCTCTGGATCCTCGTCATCGGGCCGGCGACGCTCGAACCGTCGAAGGGCTTCGTCCCCGACCTGCTCGCGCACGCGGCCGCGGTGCTCGACTTCGCCGTCGTCGCGGTGATCGTCGCCCTCCTGCTCGGCCAGGTCGACGCCGGCAGCCGGCTCGCGCTACGGGTCCTCGCGGCCGGGCAACTCCTCAGCGTCACCGCGGGCGTCGTCGTCACCGTGCTGAGCCGGACGGGGACCGTCGCGCCCGGCGACTGGGTGGACGGCCTCTGGATGCTCTCCGACGCGCTGATCTTCGTCGCCGCCGACCTCCAGTACCGCCGCGCGACCGGCGCGGAGTCCAGCACGCCGCGTGTCACGCGGGAGGGCGGCTTCACCCTCCTGCCCTACGCCGGCGTCGCGCTCGGCTACGCGCTGCTCCTGTTCGTGAGCCGTCCGTGGTGGGGGCAGGCGCTCGGCGTCGTGATCTTCGGGGGCGTCGCGCTGAGCGCGCTCGTTGTCGTCCGCCAGGTCGCCGCGTTGCGCGAGAACCGCCGGCTCGTCGCCGAGCGCCTCGCCCAGGACGAGTATTTCCGGGGGCTCATCGAGCACGCCTCCGACATCGTCTACGTCGCCGACGTCGAGGGACGGCTCACGTACGCGAGCCCGTCGGCCGACCGCGCGTTCGGATACCCGCCGCGCTTCGGCATGGGGCGGCCCGGCCTCGAGTTCGTGCACCCCGATGACGTCGCGCGCGCGCACGCGGCACTGGCGGCGGCCGCGGCGGGCACGCGCTCCGTGGTCGAGTTGCGCGCGCAGCACGCGAGTGGCCGCTGGGTCGTCATCGAAGTCGCCGTCGGCCCGCTGCCGGGGCGCGAGACGCAGGTCGTGCTCAACGTGCGCGACGTGACCGAGCGCGTCGAGGCCGCCGCCGCGCTGCGCGAGAGCCAGCGCGCGCTCGAGACGCTCCTCGGCAACCTGCCCGGGATGGCGTACCGCTGCGCGAACACGCCCGAGTGGCCGTTCGAGTTCGCGAGCGACGGCTGCGCGGCGCTCACGGGGTACGCCGCCGCCCAGCTCACCGCACACGCCGGGGCGCCGCCCCGCGTCTCGTACGGCAGTCTGATTCACCCCGACGACCGGGCGCCCATCTGGCACGCGGTGCAGGCGGCGATCGCGGTGCGGCGTCCGTTTCAGCTCGACTACCGCATCACGACGGCGGACGGCCGCGAGCGCTACGTGTCGGAGCGCGGGCGCGCCGTGTTCGACGAGCACGGGACGTTCCGGGCGCTCGAAGGCTTCGTCATGGACGTCACCGAGCGCACGCTCATCGAGGTCGAGCGCGCGCGGCTCGTGGCGCAGCGCGACGCCGAGCGCGCGCTGCTCGACGCCGTGCTGGAGCAGATGCCGGCGGCGGTCGTCATCGCCGAGGCGCCCACGGGGCGGCTCCTCGTCGGGAACGGGCTCGTGGACCGCATCTTCGACGGCGCGCTCGCGCCTGACGACGCCGCGACCCCCGACGGAACGGTGACGGACGCCTCGGCGGTAGTCGCGTTCCACCCCGACGGGCGGCGCGTGGCGCCGAAGGACTGGCCGCTCGCCCGCGCCGTGGCCGGCGAGCAGGTGTTGGGCGAGGAGCTGCGCATCGCACGTG
The Gemmatimonadetes bacterium T265 genome window above contains:
- a CDS encoding polygalacturonase codes for the protein MSSHHAPSAYSSGVFASGADDLVRDPGLSPPAPAMIDRRAFLGRAASAAGLVLLPGARAIGGAPAAQPRTFDALRYGAKGDGITDDAAAIQRAVDACAAAGGGEVTLPPGRVYLSGTVSLKSHVTLRVEPGATLRATGSREGFRALGALIFAKDAVNVGVTGGGLIDGNFHAYLTTRGEGGYNVTHPFLGPYDPLYPLPATFHPDGRPRIILMVGCRDVRLHAFTIRDAPTWTVHPIGCEDLWIEGITIDNSLLVPNCDGIDVDHCRNVRIANCRISAGDDCIILKASRNFPQYGPCENVTVTGCTLVSSSAAIKVEPEGPDAVRNAVVADCTITNSNRGIAVLNRDGATVENIVCSNLVIDTALRHAMWWGVGEPVHVSNLPRDKATKPGVVRGLQFNNIVAHGESGLFVHGWSDSPVADVVFDNVQLTVRRVSQYACGQYDLRPNDDYQGLYRHRIAGVYAKWASDLTLRDVRVRWADGLPDCYGPALEAEGVRGLALENFAGRGAHATDPAQLIDGVGR
- a CDS encoding glyceraldehyde 3-phosphate reductase — protein: MTVTDRYTQIPYRRCGRSGLHLPAISLGLWHNFGSVDPYETSRAMLVHAFDRGVTHFDLANNYGPEPGSAEETFGRVLATDLAGHRDELIISTKAGYRMWPGPYGEWGSRKYLLASLDQSLDRMGLDYVDIFYSHRPDPDTPLEETMGALDHAVRSGRALYVGLSNYSAEQTRAAAAILRALGTPCLIHQPKYSMFVRDPEDGLFDVLRDEGIGCIAFSPLAQGLLTDRYLRDIPADSRAAKPHGFLQRDAVTDERRAQIARLNEIARARGQSLAQLALVWVLRDPVVTSALIGASRVAQLADNLAALEKLSLAADEVAAIEGVLADERVAAEGARA
- the proC gene encoding pyrroline-5-carboxylate reductase, producing the protein MTLAPTPDAFRAASPDATADADLTALAGRRLALIGAGTMGSAIAGGLARAGAFPDVELRVVDRHGVTARALAARATGARATDVVTACADADIVLLCVKPRDVAGVLADLAAAGALARAGAAAPLVISIAAGVSIAAIEAAVGEHVPVVRAMPNTASVIGLGCTVLSAGARATADHMAAATAIFSAVGRCLALDERHLDAVTAVSASGPAFIYVVLEALTDGAVSCGLPRAAATELVARMTRGAAEMVLATGRHPAALKDDVTTPGGCTIAGLMVLEDGRARSVLARTIETTARVAAGLSR
- a CDS encoding hypothetical protein (possible pseudo due to internal stop codon), giving the protein MLATALYVLVHAVWLATHWGGAANRVLIADAFILPTFFVTAIAAGRNARCPALDPRVRRAWAWLTASFVLLWFANLVWTWRDLVPDAPAALNTWGRNFVILSYAPLLTGLLVFPSAPRTRADRRRFALDVATTVLGAGLVLWILVIGPATLEPSKGFVPDLLAHAAAVLDFAVVAVIVALLLGQVDAGSRLALRVLAAGQLLSVTAGVVVTVLSRTGTVAPGDWVDGLWMLSDALIFVAADLQYRRATGAESSTPRVTREGGFTLLPYAGVALGYALLLFVSRPWWGQALGVVIFGGVALSALVVVRQVAALRENRRLVAERLAQDEYFRGLIEHASDIVYVADVEGRLTYASPSADRAFGYPPRFGMGRPGLEFVHPDDVARAHAALAAAAAGTRSVVELRAQHASGRWVVIEVAVGPLPGRETQVVLNVRDVTERVEAAAALRESQRALETLLGNLPGMAYRCANTPEWPFEFASDGCAALTGYAAAQLTAHAGAPPRVSYGSLIHPDDRAPIWHAVQAAIAVRRPFQLDYRITTADGRERYVSERGRAVFDEHGTFRALEGFVMDVTERTLIEVERARLVAQRDAERALLDAVLEQMPAAVVIAEAPTGRLLVGNGLVDRIFDGALAPDDAATPDGTVTDASAVVAFHPDGRRVAPKDWPLARAVAGEQVLGEELRIARARDDAAWVRISAGPVRDREGRIVAGVAVAEDVTERKRLESRLEHQAFHDPLTALANRALFRDRVAHALASGRRDRTRPTVLFLDLDDFKAVNDSLGHGEGDRLLVQVAARLLDATRGCDTVARLGGDEFAVLLDATHGPEDAVVVAERIVRVLSQPVALAAREVLVGTSIGIAAAEAEDGADELLRNADLAMYRAKARGKGTYEIFAPQLYEEMHDRVVLEVDLRRGLERGEFWLAYQPIVDLASERVVGAEALARWTHPERGAVPPTRFIAIAEDSGLILPLGRFVLDEACRQAAAWRRAGAPATERAPYVTVNISGRQLQDAGFVAEVAAALGRWELAPDALVLEITEGVVMQDTEANLARLAELKTLGVRLAIDDFGTGYSSLSYLQRFPVDVLKIDKSFVDGVHDRESSEALARTIVALGRTLSLCTVAEGIEHAGQRDALRALGCTLGQGYLFARPLPPGEVELMFAGAGCAA